The following are encoded together in the Humulus lupulus chromosome 5, drHumLupu1.1, whole genome shotgun sequence genome:
- the LOC133777427 gene encoding ABC transporter I family member 17 has protein sequence MASALTAEFFPEHEVREHLLVVEDERENGEMEVKFRIRDLTKESENGDQILRGVSVDIPKGMIVGIIGPSGSGKSTLLRALNRLWEPPSGSVLLDGHDICNLDVLALRRKVGMLFQLPVLFEGTVADNIRYGPQLSGKKLSEHEVHRLLTLSDLDSSFYNKIGSELSVGQAQRVALARTLANKPEVLLLDEPTSALDPISTENIEDVIMKLKKKQGMTVIMVSHSIKQIQRIADIVCLLVNGEIVEILNPNKLCEAKHPMALRFLQLSS, from the exons ATGGCCTCAGCCCTTACTGCCGAGTTTTTTCCAG AACATGAGGTGAGAGAGCATCTACTAGTGGTTGAGGATGAGAGGGAGAACGGAGAAATGGAAGTGAAATTTCGGATTCGAGATCTAACAAAAGAATCAGAGAACGGAGATCAGATTCTGAGGGGAGTGAGTGTGGATATACCCAAGGGAATGATCGTCGGAATCATTGGCCCCAGTGGTAGCGGCAAATCCACGCTGCTCAGGGCACTCAATCGCCTCTGGGAGCCACCTTCTGGCTCTGTCTTGTTAGATGGCCATGATATCTGCAACCTTGATGTTCTAGCGCTCCGCCGTAAGGTCGGCATGCTCTTTCAGCTTCCCGTTCTCTTCGAAG GCACAGTTGCAGATAACATAAGATATGGACCCCAGCTAAGCGGCAAAAAGCTAAGTGAGCATGAAGTACACAGATTGCTTACCCTTTCAGATCTTGATTCCTCCTTTTACAATAAGATTGGTTCTGAGCTATCTGTGGGTCAAGCTCAAAGAGTAGCACTTGCTAGAACTTTAGCTAATAAGCCTGAG GTTTTGCTGCTGGACGAACCAACAAGCGCCTTAGATCCCATATCGACCGAGAACATAGAGGATGTTATAATGAAGCTGAAGAAGAAACAGGGGATGACTGTCATAATGGTTTCACACAGTATTAAACAAATACAGAGGATTGCTGATATAGTTTGCCTTCTCGTTAATGGTGAGATTGTTGAGATTTTGAACCCTAATAAGCTCTGCGAGGCCAAGCACCCCATGGCCCTAAGGTTTCTTCAACTCAGCTCTTGA